GATGCCGGCCAGGGTGAACAGCCAGCCTGTGGCCACACACCAGCTGCCGAACCTGCTCATGAAGTCGGGCCCGTTGCGCCGTTCACTCCGAGCCCGGGGCAATGGGCGGTGCCGGTCGATCAGGTTGCTCACCCACGCGCACAACGGTCGCGGCACGCACCCCTTGAATCGGGCCATTGACCCACATATAGGCTGTTGCCGCACAGCTAGCCTGTAGACCTACCCCGCGTGCGGGCTCGAGCACACCGAGCTAACCTGCGGCGGTCACCAGCTTCGAGCCCGAGCAGCTTCACCGCTGCTTGACAGCCAGGCTAGCGCGAGATTGGATGCCCTCCCCTGGAGGAGTGGCCGAGCGGTCGAAGGCGGCGGACTTGAAATCCGTTGTGCCCGCAAGGGTACCGGGGGTTCGAATCCCTCCTCCTCCGCCCATTCCGCTCCGATGACCGTGGGGCGAACGAGACAGGCAGCGCCAGGAAACGAGTCTTGTGCCAACGCTGGGTTTACGTGTACAAGGACAAGCTGGTGCGCCTGTCTGGAGGCCCAAGTGGACCGCATTGCGCATCGGGCGGGACCTGCGCAGCGTGGAGGCATGAAGCGGACCCCTGTTGAACGACTGCAAGGGATGGAGGCAGGGATGGAAGCCGTGCGGCGAACCGGCTGTGAAGGACTCCGACCAAAGTGCGCCGGCCGAGTCTCTTAATAGGGAAGCGGCAGGTAGCGGCGCAGATAGACCCGACCAGCACAGCAGACAGACCAACAAAGACCCATAGACCCAACTAGGGACCCAATAATAGGTGTGGACATGCGATTGAGCTTTTCTTTGCTTCGGGGGGTTGGAGCAGCGCTCATCCTGCCGCTGGCGGCATGCAGCGGCGACACGCCCGTACGGACGGCCGGGACCGGAGGGCAGGCCGGTACGGTTGGTGTGGGCGGCCGGGCCGGCACGATCGGTGTGGGCGGCCGGGCCGGCACGATCGGTGTGGGCGGCCAAGGCGGCACGATTGGTGTAGGCGGCCGGGCCGGCACGATCGGTCTGGGTGGCCAGGGCGGCACGATCGGTCTGGGTGGCCAGGGCGGTGGCTTTGGCGGCATGGGTGTAGCCGGAGTAGGCGCCGGTGTGGGCGGTACTGTCGTTGGCCCGGGTGGCTTCGGCGGCATCGGCGGCCCTGCGGGCATGGGCACGCCGCCCGATCCATTGACCGGGGCATGTTTGGTTCCAGGCACCTTGCAGTGCTTTGGCCAGTGCGTGGACTACAACCAGGACATCTTCAACTGCGGCGGCTGCGGTGTGATATGCGAGCCGGGCGCGGGATGCATAGCAGGCGCATGCCTGTGTCCACCGGGGAGCGTCGACTGCGTCGACGCTTGCGCGAATCTGCTGACATCGCCTACGGACTGCGGCGCGTGCGGCATCAATTGCGGTCCGGGCGGCGTTTGCGTCAACGGGCAGTGCCAGTGCCCTCCCGGCACCCAGCAGTGCAACCCACCCGGCCCTGCGACCCAGGCCTGCTTCACGAACTTCGAGTCGGATCCCTTCAACTGCGGCGGCTGCGGGGACTCCTGCGCGGTGGGCGAAATCTGCGTCGGCGGCCAGTGCCAGTGCGCGATTCCAGGCCAACAGGTCTGCGATGGTCAGTGCACGGACTTCCTGAACAACCCCTTTGACTGCGGTGGCTGCAACCAGCCCTGTGGGCCGGGAGGGTTTTGTGCCAACGGCCAGTGCCAGTGCGCGCCCGGGCAGCAGTACTGCCCGAATACTGGCTGCGCAAACCTCAACATGGATCCGCTCAGCTGCGGTGGATGCGACAACCAGTGCGATCCAGGCGCGCTGTGCATCGGCGGCACCTGCACCTGCTCCGGACAGACCTGCAACTTCAATCCGCCGGGCCCCGGAGGCTCACAGCAGCGCTGCGTAAACGGCGGATTCAACATCGACCCCATGAACTGCGGCAGCTGCGGCAACGAGTGCGGTCCCGGCAGCATGTGCCTGAACGGCCAGTGCTTGTGCCCGCCTCCAACCGTTGCGTGCACCCCGGGCGGTCCCGGCACGGTGGGCCTGAACACCTGCGCCAACCTGCTCACCGATCCGCTCAACTGTGGAACCTGCGGCACGGCGTGCGCATCGGGCGCCACCTGCGCCGGCGGTGTCTGCCAGTGTCCGCCCGGCCTGACCGCTTGCCCTCACGGCTGCGTCAATACGATGACGAACCCGCAGGACTGCGGCATCTGCAACAACGCCTGCCCGTCCGGTGGCGACTGCCTCAACGGCCAGTGCCTACCTTGCCCGCCAGGGCGCCAATTCTGCGGCGGCGGCTCGGTGCAGACGGCAGAGGGCTGCCGCCTGAGCACACCCAACTGGGAAGACACCGACCCGTTTAACTGCGGTATGTGCGGATTCCGGTGTCCGCGGGGCGCACACTGCGAGGGTGGCCAGTGCATTTGCCCGCCTGGCGAGATCAACTGCGGTCGTTTCTGTGCGCTCCCCGGGCACTGCCCAGAGTACGCCCAGTGCACGCGGAATCCCAACATGGGAGGCGGCTTCTGCCGGCCCAACGGCCAATGCCGGGACAACGACGTGTGCTGCCGGCGTAGCGCTAGCACGGGTTCGTGGTGCGCCGACCCATGCAGCAGCAACGCGGAGTGTCCGCCAGCACCCTTTGCACTTCCGGTCCCGAATCCCGCCGTTCCGGTTTGTCAGGACATCGGTGGTGGGCGCTGTGCCCTGGATTGCACGTTCGGCCGCCAGTGTCCTTTGGGCATGCGCTGCCGCTCGGTGCCGTTCGGCGGCGGTGGAAATAACCCCTCCCAGATCTGTACCTGGTAGTCGCATCCACAGGCGCCGGCGCTCGGGACCCTCAGGTCTGGCCGCCGGCGCCAAAACCCTAACGGTTGGCTTCGTCGAGACGCCGCATGCCTTCCAGGAGCAGGCTCTCTGGAGGCAGCTGGATTATGCGTTGATCGGGCTGAGCGTGGGGATCGAGCTCGAACTCGCCGCTCGTGAGCACGAGCATGGCGTAGAACGCCTCCTCTCCGGTGAGCTCGCCGAAGCACGCGCCAAAGATCTGCCCCTCGCTGAAGTCGATGCTGCCTTTCTGGCGGTTGGCCGAGATCGAGAGCCGTCCGCTCTTGCGTCCGTGAAACAGGATTTGGACCACGTCGGGCAACGACATCTCGCTGAGCGAGCCACTGACGCCGCGTTTGCCCTTGCGGTCTTTGGGCTTCGCGAGCACCTGCTGAATCTTCAGCGCTACTACGTCCGCAGCCGAGGGTTTTGTGATGTAGTCGGCGGCCCCGAGCTCGAAGCCCTTTTGCACACTCGCGCTGGATGCGTGCCGCGTCAAGAAGATGAACGGTACCTCCGCAGTCCCTTTCGTCTCACGGATCTTGCGTAGCAGATCGAAGCCGTCTCGAGGCGAGAGCTCCACTTCACTGACGATGACATCGAAGTCGGTGCCAGCCATTTCCTGAAGCGCCCTTTGCGAGTCGCGCACAGCGGTGACGTCGAAGCCGCGTTCGATCAGCCTCAGCTCGAGCACGGTAGCCTCTTCCGGATCCGGCTCCACGAGCAGCGCGCTGCCGCTGCCGGAAAGGAGCTTCGCGCGCAGATCGTCGCCCAACACGACGTAACGGAACAGATCGATCAGATTGGGATCGAACAGCACGCCCCCGTGCTCGGCCAGCTGCTCCCACGCTTCCTGCGCCGAGAGCTTCCTGCCGGCGGGGTTGCGTGCACGGCTCGTGAGGTCGGTGTAACTCTCCACGATGGCGAGCACTCGAGACCCAAGGGGAATCCCGGAGCCGCTCAGCCGATCCGGAAAGCCCGTGCCGTTGTAGCGCTCATACAGGTGCATGAGCGACTTGATCGCGCTCTTGGGCAGACGCACGGACTCGAACAGCTTGATCGGCGTGAGGTAGCTCTTGCGAGCGCGCGCGTTGTGGCTGTCGTACTGGGCGACGTTGAACGCAGTCAGGTGAGGACTGGCGCTCTTGCCAACGTCGTGCAGGTAGGCGGCAGTCAGAAGAGCGTCCGCTTCCTCGCCGGACAAACCGAGCCGCTCACCCATGCGCCTGCAGATCCTGCAGACCTGCGCGGAGTGGCCCCGGAGCTCGTCCCGGTCCTGCTCGAGCAACGTCACCAGCACATTGAGCGTCTCGAGGTAGTCGTGGCGTGGGACCGCCCGCGTCGCTGCCGCGTCGTGGGTGGCAACCGCGCTATCGATGCGGGCGGGCTCGGCTGCTGCTGCCTCGGGAGGAGCCGCGGCTTCAGGGGCTACCCCGGCAGGTGGCAGCGGCGCCAAGCCTTGAGCTCGGCGATCGAGGACGGAGACCGGAACCGTCGCCTCTTGACCACCGAGCAAGACGGCGACGGGCGCTGGAAGTCCCGCCGGCGCCTGCGCAGCCGTGTCCAGGCCCGGACCAGCCACCGGTGCGATGGGCACGGCGCGCGGCAGCTCCCGGGGGGGCTCCGAGGACGGCCCGCGATCCGTGTCGGCGGCTGGGATAGGATGGTCCGGGCCCTTGGTGGGCGTCGAGACCCAGGGAGCGGCCGGGAGCGACAAGGACGCCGAACTGTCCATCGAGCCCGCGTACCGCTCCAGGTTGCGGAAGGCCGCTCGGTCGCCGTCGTAATGCAGTGCAATCGCCGCGCGGATGGCGCCCGTGCGAGCAAGCAGGAGCTTGACGCGCCTGACGCGACTCGCGAACTGAAGATGCTTGCTGAGCTCCAGGTCCGTTGGGTCGTTCACCAGTACGAACAAGGTGTGCTGGCCGCCGTCGTAGCGCACCGGAAACGCCCCGAGCTCGTGCGCGACCTTCGCAGGTAGCAGCTTGAGCAGGGCCGGGCTCAGACGAAGCCGCTCGAGCTTGGAGGTCGACAGAAACTGGGTCCGGCATAGCTTGCCCAGGATCTTGAGCAGCTCGAGCTCGGGAAGGATCCCCAAATCTACGATGGCGTCGTCCAACCCGCACCCGAAGTTGTAGGCATGCTGCTCGCAAGCGTTTGCTTGCGCCTGTGTCAGCTGTCCTTGGCTAACGAGTCGCCGCAGGGTACGGGCGCCGGCACTGGAGGAACCTGATCGACCCACAGATTTGACTAGTGTAGCGCACGCGCGGGCGAACCGAAGCATCTATGGGCCCACCCGGGAGCGAACTTTGCCGCTTCGTCGCCTCCGGCTACCTCGGGGTGCGACCGGATGATGCATGTATGCCATGCTGGGCAGCGTGGCATGAACCGAGGGATTGCCAGGTATCCCATCGTGGCGGCAGGCAGCGACCGCCTTGGCGGTCTTTTTGCCCGGCTCGCGTCATGGGCCCGCTCCGTGTGGAATTTCGCTACCTGCGTAGCCCTAATCACGTTGCCGATGCCGGCGCGCTCGCAGGATGCTCCGCAAGCGACCACCCCTCGGCCCTGCTCTTTGCTCTGGCGGCGCGTCAACAGCCCTGCGCACGCCAGAGCGGACGTGCTCGTCGCTCAAGCCCGGGCTCACCTGAAGGCGTTCTCGCGCGCGAGGCAGCAGCACGCTGGCTGGGTCACGCGGTGCCGGATCGCCCACGCTCATCCACCGAGTGGAGATTCACGACCGGCGCGCCGTGGTCGCGCGCGTGCCCTGCAGCGCTGGTTGGCGCGGGAGATGCGGGATCGGGTGCACCTCGACAACGCGCTGGCCCGGCTGGAGCAGGCTCGACGACTCGCGCCGTCGGATCCCGCCATACTCTAGCTGCCTTGGCTCACGTAAAGGACTAGGGCTCCATCGGTCCGAGATCCTCTCCCGACAACACATAGAAGGCTTCACCGTAGGCCGCCAGGAGCTCGAGCGCCTTGTCCATGTCCTCGCGGCTGTGTCCGCGTGTGACATTGAGCCTGAGCCGTTCTTCGCCTTGCTTGACCCCCGGATAGGTGATGGGCACCATCATCACACCGTTTTCGAGCAGGGCCATGTGCATGAACAGCGCCTTGCGCTCGTCCCGGCACATGACGGGCATGATGTGGGTGTCGCTGATGCCGAGGTCGAAGCCAATCTGTAGCAGCCTGCTGCGCATGTAGCGCGCGTTTTCGTGCAACTCCTGCACCAAGGCCTCCCCCTCTGCCTCCAACATGTCCAAGATCACGGACGCCGTGGCTACGAGCGGCACGGGCAACGACGCGCTGAACAGAAAGGAGCGAGCGTAGTGTTGCACGTGCTCGACGACATCGATCGTGCCGAGCAACACGCCCCCGATTGCGCCGAAGGTCTTCGAAAACGTGGTTACGCTGATCGGAACGCGCCCGCGCAAGCCCAGATGCTCGATCACACCGGTTGCCCGCCTTCCCAGCGTCCCGGTCCCGTGGGCGTCATCGCAGATCAACACGGCGTCGTGGCGTTCACAAACCTCCACCAGCTCGGCGAGTCGGGCCATGTCCCCGTCGAGGGAATAGATGCCCTCCACGAGAACCAAAGCGTTGGGGCGATCGCTGGTCCTCAGGCAGCGTTCAAGCGAGCGAGCGGAGTTGTGATTGAAGAAGCGTACTTCCGGTTGCCGGCCGGGAGTACCTGCCGCCAGAAAGGTACCGTCCAAGATGCAGGCATGGCTCAGATTGTCGAGGACGATCGTCGTGTCCTTGTCAGCCAGCGACATGATCGTCCCGACCATGGCCTGGTAGCCGGTTGTGAAGATCAGCGCCCTGTCGTAACCGAACCAGGCCGCGAGGCGTTCTTCGAGCTCCACATGCGCTGTAGTCGTGGCCTGGACACGCGACGAGCTGAGCCCGCACGCGAACCGATCTACCGCGGCTCTGGCAGCCTGCTTCACCAGAGGATGCGTGGTTAGGCCCAAGTAGTCGTTGGAGCTGAAGTTGACGATCGGTTTGCCCTGGATCGTGGTATGCAATCCCCCGCTTTCGAAGGGCCTGAAGAACGGGTAGACTTGACGGCTTTGTGCGTCGCGCACGCGCGACAGCTGCGAACGTGCCTTGTCGTCAGCCCAGCTCATGACCCTCTTGCTCGCAGCGTCGTACGACCACGACCGAGACGTTGCCATAGTAGCCGAGCGTGATGACGACCGCGGTGCGCGGGCGCGAGCGCAGCGCGCGTCCGACGAGCGGCACCACGGGTGCGCCCGCGAACCAGGCCAGCACCGTGGCAAGCGCAAACGCCCCGCTCGCGCCCAGGGTCTCT
This is a stretch of genomic DNA from Pseudomonadota bacterium. It encodes these proteins:
- a CDS encoding aminotransferase class I/II-fold pyridoxal phosphate-dependent enzyme — protein: MSWADDKARSQLSRVRDAQSRQVYPFFRPFESGGLHTTIQGKPIVNFSSNDYLGLTTHPLVKQAARAAVDRFACGLSSSRVQATTTAHVELEERLAAWFGYDRALIFTTGYQAMVGTIMSLADKDTTIVLDNLSHACILDGTFLAAGTPGRQPEVRFFNHNSARSLERCLRTSDRPNALVLVEGIYSLDGDMARLAELVEVCERHDAVLICDDAHGTGTLGRRATGVIEHLGLRGRVPISVTTFSKTFGAIGGVLLGTIDVVEHVQHYARSFLFSASLPVPLVATASVILDMLEAEGEALVQELHENARYMRSRLLQIGFDLGISDTHIMPVMCRDERKALFMHMALLENGVMMVPITYPGVKQGEERLRLNVTRGHSREDMDKALELLAAYGEAFYVLSGEDLGPMEP
- a CDS encoding DUF4388 domain-containing protein, which codes for MGRSGSSSAGARTLRRLVSQGQLTQAQANACEQHAYNFGCGLDDAIVDLGILPELELLKILGKLCRTQFLSTSKLERLRLSPALLKLLPAKVAHELGAFPVRYDGGQHTLFVLVNDPTDLELSKHLQFASRVRRVKLLLARTGAIRAAIALHYDGDRAAFRNLERYAGSMDSSASLSLPAAPWVSTPTKGPDHPIPAADTDRGPSSEPPRELPRAVPIAPVAGPGLDTAAQAPAGLPAPVAVLLGGQEATVPVSVLDRRAQGLAPLPPAGVAPEAAAPPEAAAAEPARIDSAVATHDAAATRAVPRHDYLETLNVLVTLLEQDRDELRGHSAQVCRICRRMGERLGLSGEEADALLTAAYLHDVGKSASPHLTAFNVAQYDSHNARARKSYLTPIKLFESVRLPKSAIKSLMHLYERYNGTGFPDRLSGSGIPLGSRVLAIVESYTDLTSRARNPAGRKLSAQEAWEQLAEHGGVLFDPNLIDLFRYVVLGDDLRAKLLSGSGSALLVEPDPEEATVLELRLIERGFDVTAVRDSQRALQEMAGTDFDVIVSEVELSPRDGFDLLRKIRETKGTAEVPFIFLTRHASSASVQKGFELGAADYITKPSAADVVALKIQQVLAKPKDRKGKRGVSGSLSEMSLPDVVQILFHGRKSGRLSISANRQKGSIDFSEGQIFGACFGELTGEEAFYAMLVLTSGEFELDPHAQPDQRIIQLPPESLLLEGMRRLDEANR